The Nitrospirales bacterium genome includes a window with the following:
- the rph gene encoding ribonuclease PH, with translation MSDASLKRSDGRLPNEIRPVKITRGFTKYAEGSVLIEMGETKVICNASVEEKVPPFLRDKGKGWVTAEYGMLPRSTHDRMPREANRGKQGGRTLEIQRLVGRALRAVTDMPALGERTIWIDCDVIQADGGTRTAAITGSFIALADAMMKLKEKRLIKQRPLNDYLAAISIGKIGGEVRIDLAYDEDSVADVDMNLVMTGKGHLVEVQGTAEGAPFEKKDLDAFLSLGWIGIQDLIKKQKELIGPLA, from the coding sequence ATGTCTGATGCGAGTTTGAAACGATCCGACGGACGGCTACCGAATGAAATTCGTCCTGTCAAAATTACGCGAGGGTTTACCAAATATGCTGAAGGTTCGGTGCTGATTGAAATGGGAGAGACCAAGGTCATTTGCAATGCGTCGGTCGAAGAGAAAGTACCGCCATTTCTTCGGGATAAAGGTAAGGGCTGGGTGACGGCAGAATATGGCATGCTCCCTCGATCCACCCATGACCGTATGCCGCGTGAGGCGAACCGTGGGAAGCAAGGCGGACGGACGCTCGAAATTCAGCGGCTCGTGGGCCGCGCCCTTCGTGCCGTGACCGACATGCCCGCACTCGGTGAGCGAACCATCTGGATCGATTGCGATGTCATTCAGGCTGATGGGGGAACTCGGACTGCGGCTATTACTGGCTCGTTTATCGCGCTAGCTGATGCTATGATGAAACTCAAAGAGAAGCGATTGATTAAACAACGGCCCCTGAATGATTATCTAGCTGCAATCAGCATTGGGAAAATCGGTGGAGAGGTTCGAATTGACCTGGCGTACGATGAAGATTCAGTCGCAGACGTGGACATGAATCTTGTCATGACGGGAAAAGGCCACTTAGTTGAAGTGCAAGGTACGGCCGAAGGCGCGCCATTTGAGAAAAAAGATCTTGACGCGTTCCTGTCTTTGGGATGGATTGGCATCCAAGATCTCATCAAAAAGCAAAAAGAACTCATAGGACCTCTGGCTTGA
- a CDS encoding ABC transporter permease: MVTSNLYHQPPVDYQKFSTVEWVMILMMMCIIATLSLINPHNVAVWSLASIGHETAVLGIIALGALMVFHVNEYDLSLGATFAFSLMTFSMLSNTLSPFIAMLLIIPLVGVIGFVNGIISVTVGSTLVVTFTMMFIIRGVVFFLCDGMPSTSQPGTTVAVWESLGWGEVWGLPTSILVFLALVGALEAFFRRSTTGRNLIAIGLGGRRARFCGISTRHYKIFAFIFAALTALLASTIFYARLNTASPNIGMRLPFDALAIVIISNAGLQRRLPSPSRIFIITILLVIIQHQLEFLGLQPEVSYVMAGILVLSTLLIDLTVTEHPRR, encoded by the coding sequence GTGGTAACCTCAAATCTGTACCATCAACCCCCTGTCGACTACCAAAAGTTTTCTACGGTCGAATGGGTCATGATCCTGATGATGATGTGCATTATTGCGACATTGTCACTCATCAACCCACATAACGTCGCCGTGTGGAGTTTAGCAAGCATCGGGCATGAAACGGCTGTACTAGGGATTATCGCTTTAGGAGCGTTAATGGTCTTTCATGTCAATGAGTATGACTTGTCGTTGGGAGCAACCTTTGCGTTCAGCTTAATGACCTTCTCAATGCTCTCCAATACTCTGTCTCCATTCATAGCCATGCTCCTGATTATTCCCCTAGTAGGAGTCATTGGTTTTGTTAACGGAATTATCTCTGTCACAGTCGGATCTACATTGGTTGTGACCTTTACGATGATGTTCATCATACGAGGCGTAGTTTTTTTTCTCTGCGATGGAATGCCCTCTACTTCGCAACCTGGTACAACCGTGGCTGTTTGGGAATCCTTAGGGTGGGGGGAAGTCTGGGGGCTCCCCACATCCATCCTCGTCTTTCTCGCACTGGTAGGTGCTTTAGAGGCATTCTTTCGACGTTCGACAACCGGAAGGAATTTAATTGCAATAGGATTAGGGGGCAGGCGAGCTCGATTTTGCGGGATATCGACCCGTCATTATAAAATTTTCGCCTTTATTTTCGCTGCCTTGACGGCCCTCCTTGCAAGCACGATTTTCTATGCTCGACTCAATACCGCGAGTCCCAATATTGGGATGCGGCTTCCATTTGATGCCCTGGCAATCGTGATCATTAGTAATGCTGGCCTTCAACGTCGCCTGCCTTCTCCGTCACGGATTTTCATTATCACTATCCTCCTCGTCATCATTCAGCATCAATTAGAGTTTTTAGGGCTCCAGCCAGAGGTCAGTTATGTCATGGCCGGAATCTTGGTCTTAAGTACGTTGCTGATCGATCTGACAGTCACTGAACATCCCAGACGATAA
- the serS gene encoding serine--tRNA ligase, with protein sequence MYDFRVLKDQLEALQHALGVRGQEVPWDLVRKLSEQRRELIGNIEELRNQLKQGSNTVAKLKRQQQPTDEATATLRELGDRIQAMEGQLRGIEEQLQAHALRIPNTPHESVPQGTSEQDNVEIRRWGTLPTFAFPPQSHETLGEALGLFDFERASKITGSRFSLSLGLGAKLERALANFMLDVHTREHGYTEVLPPYIVNRTTMTGTGQLPKFEDDAFHITSEDYFLIPTAEVPVTNIYQQEILPETDLPLRYVAHTPCFRREAGSYGQDTKGLIRVHQFQKVELVNFVQPEDSYQALEDLTTCAEAILQALGLPYRVITLCTGDLGFSAAKTYDLEVWVPSQNTYREVSSCSNFEAFQARRAGIRFRPKQGKPSHVHTLNGSGLAVGRTLVALLENYQQADGSVRIPDVLRPYIPETDRIEGMKNR encoded by the coding sequence ATGTATGATTTCCGTGTTTTAAAGGATCAGCTCGAAGCTTTGCAACACGCGTTGGGAGTACGTGGGCAAGAGGTGCCCTGGGATCTCGTTCGGAAATTATCAGAGCAACGCCGAGAATTGATTGGCAATATCGAAGAGCTGCGGAATCAATTAAAACAAGGCTCAAATACGGTCGCGAAGCTCAAACGCCAACAACAACCGACAGACGAAGCAACAGCTACACTTCGAGAGCTAGGCGATCGCATTCAAGCCATGGAAGGGCAGTTACGCGGAATCGAAGAACAGCTCCAAGCCCACGCGCTCCGGATACCCAATACTCCGCATGAATCAGTCCCGCAGGGAACGAGCGAGCAGGATAATGTCGAAATTCGTCGCTGGGGAACGCTTCCCACCTTCGCATTCCCCCCCCAATCCCATGAAACCCTGGGCGAAGCGCTGGGATTGTTTGACTTTGAGCGAGCCAGCAAAATTACCGGATCGCGTTTTTCGCTTTCGCTCGGTCTTGGAGCCAAACTTGAGCGGGCCTTAGCCAACTTTATGCTAGATGTCCATACTCGCGAACATGGATACACCGAAGTGCTACCTCCCTATATTGTGAATCGCACGACCATGACCGGAACCGGTCAGCTTCCGAAGTTTGAAGACGACGCGTTTCATATAACGAGCGAGGACTATTTTCTCATCCCTACGGCCGAAGTACCGGTCACGAATATCTATCAACAAGAGATTCTCCCGGAAACCGACCTTCCGCTTCGTTACGTGGCCCATACCCCGTGCTTTCGCAGAGAGGCAGGCTCATACGGACAAGATACCAAAGGACTCATTCGCGTCCATCAATTTCAAAAAGTGGAGCTTGTGAACTTTGTCCAACCGGAAGACTCTTATCAAGCGCTAGAAGATTTAACGACGTGCGCCGAAGCAATCTTGCAAGCCTTGGGTCTCCCCTATCGGGTCATCACACTCTGCACTGGAGACCTCGGATTTTCCGCGGCCAAAACGTATGATTTAGAAGTCTGGGTTCCGTCACAGAATACCTATCGAGAGGTCTCCTCCTGTAGTAATTTCGAGGCCTTTCAGGCCAGACGTGCTGGTATTCGCTTTCGACCTAAGCAGGGCAAACCTTCCCACGTCCATACCTTAAACGGATCGGGGTTGGCGGTGGGACGGACATTGGTGGCCCTTCTGGAAAATTATCAACAAGCCGACGGGTCCGTACGTATTCCAGATGTGCTTCGTCCGTACATTCCGGAAACTGATCGGATTGAAGGGATGAAAAACCGTTAG
- a CDS encoding ATP-binding protein, which produces MSLYSNSAGHHILTLEDVSYHGETFPPILREISFSIPQGAIVAIASENPDESSALLQILSGHLNPTQGSVQYLHDLHPTSSEKISISGIFGDLGYYHELSLFDNLFLGVPLAIGEGILNRNHLRKRAQDLYDELGQELEWERPSTLMSRKERVIASLVRGFLCKTSLYILNGVFQDLDEHSNDHLFKKIVRLSQQGITFVFSTEKYDETISHATHLAVLSGGNLRFFGQATELTAQQANCLLVKSVSDAKLVLSREFNRLRYAVKQPHIFIKHSVELLSYFHREEPLLFCYVKDSEKPCVLSHWITNRTFKKALKEKIQTFLIESETPPEVMTCDGMTFSLFTFSKTWENDANESGSAYRGILAIRQQEKGYVFPFQTYLRELEETLQALLEDLSLEQRLKHGQRLDSLGMLAGGVAHDFNNSLCALLGAAQLIQAGNTNPSLEPYLATVIDAAHDAKAFTKKLLSFSKKGGTTFTHVDLHEIISDAILFLRRGSKKKAHFHLKLLATNSCLMGDSAQLKNMLVNLGINAIQAVDGQNGKIYIKTFNSHFFHEDHSSKGSRSLRESICLEVTDNGPGINPDQKERIFEPFFSTKSSHEGTGLGLSVVYGTVKEHGGTIKARNQKKGGACFLIEFLTTEPLQKMGAQIFEPTLKMNPPKNLNVLVCDDDQRTRFILSSMLQSLGYKTLEASSAKECLEVVYHAKEDISLILLDDLMPEMTGRECFYELKKKGIEIKVVLITGYRQVESVLELQRDGLSGILHKPVTLEELSTTVYNFV; this is translated from the coding sequence ATGTCTCTTTACTCAAATTCTGCTGGCCACCATATCCTGACCTTGGAAGATGTGTCGTACCACGGTGAGACGTTTCCTCCGATTCTTCGGGAAATCTCGTTCTCTATCCCTCAGGGGGCCATTGTCGCAATCGCCAGTGAAAACCCTGACGAATCGAGTGCTCTCCTGCAAATATTGTCTGGACACCTGAACCCCACACAAGGATCCGTGCAATATCTCCATGATCTCCATCCTACCTCGTCAGAGAAAATCTCGATCTCAGGAATATTTGGCGACCTAGGCTATTACCATGAACTCTCGTTATTCGATAATCTTTTTTTGGGAGTTCCACTGGCGATTGGTGAAGGAATTTTAAATAGAAATCACCTCCGTAAACGGGCTCAAGATTTATATGATGAATTAGGTCAAGAGTTAGAATGGGAACGACCATCCACTCTGATGTCACGTAAAGAACGAGTGATCGCTTCGCTGGTTCGTGGGTTTCTGTGCAAGACATCTTTGTACATATTGAATGGAGTCTTTCAGGATTTAGACGAACACAGCAACGATCATCTTTTCAAGAAAATTGTTCGACTTTCGCAGCAAGGTATTACGTTCGTGTTCTCCACTGAAAAATACGACGAGACGATTTCGCACGCCACGCATCTTGCTGTGCTATCGGGTGGCAATCTCCGTTTTTTTGGTCAGGCGACCGAACTCACGGCACAGCAAGCGAACTGCTTATTAGTAAAAAGTGTCAGTGATGCCAAGCTTGTGCTGTCAAGAGAATTCAATCGATTGCGATATGCGGTCAAACAGCCACACATATTCATTAAACATAGTGTCGAGCTCCTGTCATACTTTCACAGAGAAGAGCCGCTACTTTTTTGTTACGTTAAAGATTCTGAGAAACCTTGCGTGCTCTCTCATTGGATAACGAATCGGACATTCAAAAAGGCACTGAAAGAAAAAATCCAAACGTTCTTAATCGAGTCTGAAACACCTCCTGAAGTCATGACATGCGATGGAATGACATTTTCACTTTTTACGTTTTCGAAGACATGGGAGAATGACGCAAACGAGTCCGGTTCTGCATACCGGGGAATCCTTGCGATACGGCAGCAGGAAAAGGGGTATGTCTTTCCCTTTCAGACATACTTGAGAGAATTAGAAGAAACCTTACAAGCTCTCCTTGAGGATTTGAGCCTCGAACAACGTCTCAAACATGGGCAAAGACTTGACTCACTGGGAATGCTGGCTGGTGGAGTGGCGCACGATTTCAATAATTCCTTATGTGCGTTATTAGGCGCAGCCCAACTCATTCAAGCCGGGAATACGAACCCCAGTTTGGAGCCCTATCTCGCCACGGTTATTGATGCGGCACACGACGCCAAAGCCTTCACGAAAAAACTGTTATCGTTTTCCAAAAAAGGCGGGACGACGTTTACTCACGTTGACCTCCATGAGATTATCAGTGATGCCATTTTGTTCCTCAGACGGGGAAGCAAGAAGAAGGCTCACTTTCATCTTAAATTGTTGGCGACAAATAGCTGCTTAATGGGTGATTCGGCACAATTGAAGAATATGCTTGTGAACCTAGGGATCAATGCGATTCAAGCCGTTGATGGGCAAAACGGGAAAATATACATCAAAACGTTTAACAGTCATTTTTTTCATGAAGACCATTCCTCTAAGGGATCACGGTCATTGAGGGAGTCAATATGTCTAGAGGTCACTGATAACGGTCCAGGAATAAACCCAGACCAAAAAGAGAGAATTTTTGAACCTTTTTTCTCCACCAAATCATCTCACGAAGGCACTGGACTTGGGCTTTCAGTCGTCTATGGAACCGTGAAAGAACATGGCGGAACGATAAAAGCGAGAAATCAGAAGAAAGGTGGGGCTTGCTTTTTGATCGAATTTTTGACCACCGAACCCCTACAGAAAATGGGGGCTCAGATATTCGAACCCACACTCAAAATGAATCCTCCCAAAAATTTGAATGTATTGGTCTGTGATGATGATCAACGTACACGTTTTATTCTATCAAGCATGCTGCAATCGTTAGGGTATAAGACTCTAGAAGCCTCATCGGCTAAGGAATGTCTTGAAGTCGTCTATCATGCCAAGGAGGATATCTCCCTGATCCTGCTTGACGATCTCATGCCGGAAATGACAGGCCGGGAATGTTTTTATGAATTAAAGAAGAAGGGCATAGAAATTAAAGTAGTGTTGATCACAGGATATCGCCAAGTTGAGAGTGTCCTTGAATTGCAAAGAGATGGGTTATCCGGCATCCTTCACAAGCCGGTTACATTAGAAGAGCTTTCAACGACCGTGTATAATTTCGTTTAA
- a CDS encoding XTP/dITP diphosphatase, which yields MTDNSHALQTLVLATGNRHKQEEILTYLADLPLRILTLRDFPDVPAIIEDGKTCTENAEKKAQGIADYTGHVTLADDTGLEVDALDGRPGVYAARYAGEDASYEDNCQKLLKELRGIPTGHRQARFLTVVAIALPHGAVETVEGILNGEITTQQKGTKGFGYDPVFLIPELGKTLAEVSLDLKNRISHRAKALAKAKELLTTKWIPHKKSGRSAAR from the coding sequence TTGACCGACAATTCTCATGCTCTACAGACGCTGGTGCTGGCAACAGGCAATCGGCATAAGCAAGAAGAAATTTTGACATATCTTGCTGATCTTCCTCTCAGGATTTTGACATTGCGCGATTTTCCCGATGTCCCTGCAATTATCGAAGATGGAAAGACCTGTACAGAAAATGCCGAGAAGAAAGCCCAGGGCATTGCCGACTATACTGGACATGTGACGCTGGCGGATGACACCGGACTCGAAGTCGACGCGTTAGATGGACGTCCTGGAGTCTATGCCGCGCGATATGCTGGGGAAGATGCCTCCTACGAAGATAATTGTCAAAAATTGCTCAAAGAGCTTCGGGGCATACCGACTGGACATCGGCAGGCTCGTTTTCTTACAGTAGTGGCGATTGCATTACCGCATGGCGCTGTTGAGACAGTTGAAGGTATTCTCAACGGAGAAATTACGACGCAGCAAAAAGGGACGAAAGGCTTTGGGTACGATCCGGTCTTCTTGATACCTGAGCTTGGAAAGACATTGGCTGAAGTAAGTCTTGATCTCAAAAACAGGATTAGCCATCGCGCCAAGGCCTTGGCAAAAGCCAAAGAGCTCCTTACAACCAAATGGATTCCCCACAAAAAGTCGGGGCGTAGCGCAGCCCGGTAG
- a CDS encoding urea ABC transporter substrate-binding protein, with the protein MTHTIKIGIIHSLSGTMKLNEVPMVQAIEMAVHEINQSGGVLGQQIEAIVKDCKSIPEEYASQAETLLTKNDVACVFGCWTSASRKAVKPIIERHQSLLWYPLQYEGLEEAPCIIYTGSCFNQQILPGVKWALSRGFNRCVLVGSDYVFPRTSNRLISLFVKNDKGTVLGEEYIPLGSTNVSNLIDMIIECKPDIIFNTLNGDSNLVFFKKLYQAGIGPEVIPIMSFSLSEIESLSIAEEVKGSYACWNYFSTIPDDENQRFVKKCKEYLGPHYPISDPVVTSYSQVYLWKQLVERCKTFDCEVLSEHLIGTFFNGPSGMIQIQKNHHVGRYARIGRAREDGLFDIIWTSPSPLPPLPWLGMEEIAISNRSLILEVMKEFPELGHQNWNLRRTNPDHTMVGEEPAHTTCHIHTMDEKNVSTKNLQIICAVCKSLFKENGEWQSVEAYLSSTHHTKLSHSLCNLCEKVLYPWVEPEPSSEED; encoded by the coding sequence ATGACTCACACCATAAAAATTGGAATCATTCATTCGCTCTCCGGAACGATGAAGTTAAATGAGGTTCCGATGGTACAAGCCATTGAAATGGCTGTTCACGAAATTAACCAATCTGGAGGCGTGCTGGGTCAACAAATTGAAGCAATCGTCAAAGATTGCAAATCAATTCCCGAGGAATATGCATCCCAAGCAGAAACTCTCTTAACGAAAAATGATGTCGCCTGTGTGTTTGGCTGTTGGACCTCTGCATCGCGAAAAGCCGTCAAGCCCATCATTGAACGACACCAATCCCTTCTCTGGTATCCCCTGCAATACGAAGGCTTAGAGGAAGCCCCTTGCATCATATATACGGGAAGTTGTTTTAACCAACAGATCCTTCCTGGAGTAAAGTGGGCGTTATCGAGAGGCTTCAACCGTTGCGTCCTCGTTGGTTCTGACTACGTCTTTCCAAGAACCAGCAATCGCTTGATTAGTCTATTCGTCAAAAATGATAAAGGAACCGTATTAGGTGAGGAATATATACCGTTGGGATCGACGAATGTTTCCAATCTCATCGACATGATCATCGAATGTAAGCCAGACATAATCTTTAATACTCTTAATGGAGACAGTAACTTAGTGTTTTTCAAAAAACTGTATCAGGCTGGGATAGGCCCTGAAGTTATCCCGATTATGTCCTTTAGCCTTTCCGAAATCGAATCTCTGAGCATTGCGGAGGAAGTCAAAGGGAGTTATGCCTGCTGGAACTATTTTTCAACGATCCCTGATGATGAAAATCAACGTTTCGTGAAAAAATGCAAAGAATATCTTGGCCCACATTATCCGATCTCCGATCCCGTTGTGACATCTTACAGTCAGGTGTATCTATGGAAACAACTAGTCGAACGCTGCAAAACCTTCGATTGCGAAGTCTTGTCTGAACACCTTATCGGAACTTTTTTCAATGGCCCTAGCGGTATGATTCAGATACAGAAAAATCATCATGTTGGAAGGTACGCACGCATTGGAAGAGCTCGAGAAGATGGCTTGTTCGATATCATCTGGACCAGCCCCTCTCCACTCCCACCCCTGCCCTGGTTAGGCATGGAAGAGATCGCGATCAGCAACCGCTCACTGATACTTGAAGTCATGAAAGAATTCCCAGAGCTTGGCCATCAAAACTGGAATCTCAGACGAACGAATCCCGATCATACGATGGTAGGGGAAGAACCCGCTCATACCACCTGCCATATACATACGATGGATGAAAAAAACGTCTCAACAAAGAACCTCCAGATAATCTGCGCTGTCTGCAAAAGCCTATTTAAGGAAAATGGTGAATGGCAGAGTGTAGAGGCCTATTTAAGTTCCACCCACCACACTAAGCTTTCCCACAGTCTCTGTAATTTATGTGAGAAAGTTCTGTACCCATGGGTAGAACCTGAGCCATCCTCCGAAGAAGATTGA
- a CDS encoding DegQ family serine endoprotease: protein MRHLFQSFSQQSQKTTSKTNRKTLGLVMGLVVASWLTGSMILGSINVPGVSLASPTKSSDSAHASMQQHVKEHGFAEIAKSVTPAVVNITAQKVMNSNFQEGPFDSFRDFFGKPGMPSPPQEHFGMGSGSGVIVSPDGHIVTNFHVVDGAKTVTVMLVDKREFTGTVVGTDPQTDLAILKIDAKDLPYLKWGNISELQVGDYVLAVGNPFGLSSTVTQGIVSALGRGGMGITQYEDFIQTDAAINPGNSGGALVNTQGELIGINTAIFSRTGGSQGVGFAIPASMAQPVFDSLVKNGKVVRGYLGVGIQELTSDLAKTLNLDDTKGALVTDVRSGSPAEGAGLQRGDTIVMYQGVAITNPRTLQREVTRTPVDTSVDITIMRDGEEQKLSTKISEHPDSIQLASVGKSVHESALAGVKVQDLDQRLAQTLGVKGMTEGVVVTYVEPGSQAERAGLVRGDIISEINKEEIHSLREYQEVVSELTHDKLALVLVHRNGNPLFLTIKV, encoded by the coding sequence ATGAGACATTTGTTTCAATCGTTTAGCCAACAGTCCCAGAAGACAACGAGCAAGACAAATCGGAAGACACTGGGACTCGTCATGGGACTTGTCGTCGCAAGCTGGCTCACTGGGTCGATGATTCTGGGGTCAATCAACGTTCCCGGCGTATCCTTAGCTTCCCCGACCAAAAGCTCAGACTCTGCTCACGCATCAATGCAACAACACGTTAAAGAACATGGGTTTGCTGAGATTGCGAAATCAGTCACACCAGCCGTCGTCAACATCACGGCCCAAAAAGTCATGAATTCGAATTTTCAAGAAGGCCCCTTTGATTCCTTTAGAGATTTCTTTGGAAAACCAGGCATGCCAAGCCCCCCACAAGAGCATTTCGGCATGGGGTCAGGGTCCGGTGTGATCGTTTCTCCCGACGGCCACATTGTCACGAATTTTCACGTTGTCGATGGAGCCAAAACCGTGACCGTGATGCTGGTTGACAAACGGGAATTCACAGGGACCGTCGTGGGAACCGACCCTCAGACCGACCTCGCCATCCTCAAGATTGATGCCAAGGACCTCCCCTACTTGAAATGGGGAAATATCTCGGAGCTTCAAGTTGGAGATTATGTCCTCGCGGTCGGCAATCCTTTTGGCTTGAGTTCGACTGTGACTCAAGGCATCGTGAGCGCTTTGGGAAGAGGGGGCATGGGCATTACGCAATATGAAGACTTCATCCAAACAGATGCCGCGATCAATCCAGGCAACTCTGGGGGAGCGTTGGTCAACACGCAAGGTGAACTCATCGGCATCAACACCGCGATCTTCTCCCGAACCGGCGGGTCACAAGGCGTTGGCTTTGCCATTCCAGCCAGCATGGCGCAACCCGTATTCGATAGCTTAGTCAAGAACGGCAAAGTCGTGCGTGGATACCTGGGCGTTGGCATTCAAGAATTGACCTCTGACCTCGCCAAAACCCTCAACCTCGATGACACCAAAGGCGCGTTGGTAACGGATGTGCGATCCGGAAGTCCAGCGGAGGGAGCGGGTTTGCAACGCGGTGACACGATCGTCATGTATCAAGGGGTGGCCATTACGAACCCACGCACGTTACAACGCGAAGTGACGCGGACACCAGTCGATACCTCGGTGGATATCACCATCATGCGCGATGGCGAAGAACAGAAACTCAGCACGAAAATCTCGGAACACCCTGATTCCATCCAATTGGCAAGCGTCGGGAAAAGTGTTCATGAGAGCGCGTTGGCTGGGGTGAAAGTTCAGGATCTGGACCAACGATTAGCCCAAACACTTGGTGTCAAAGGCATGACCGAAGGAGTGGTCGTCACCTATGTCGAACCAGGAAGTCAAGCCGAACGCGCTGGTCTTGTCCGTGGCGATATCATCAGTGAAATCAATAAGGAAGAGATTCATTCTCTGCGGGAGTACCAGGAAGTCGTCTCGGAACTGACGCATGACAAGCTTGCGCTAGTACTTGTCCACCGGAATGGAAACCCACTGTTCTTAACGATTAAAGTGTAA
- a CDS encoding sugar ABC transporter substrate-binding protein gives MPSFAFPQKILLSLLGVLCLLIILNIFIQLHQFEDHKKHMAVFLPGSVKFFSIETRAMDQEAKRLDIDLVTFNAGWDPYVQIEQVENVLLGKTFDAIALCSVDNQAMSAIIKLIREKSIPFVTFTNGVGHTQNQPSAIVNAHIGRDELKAGQILGKAVELLARDTPINIVLIEGAPGTAPQRFREKGFLDSFDAHKDHWTLIEKLLIPGWNIQIVAREIQRMVDEKTLGTVIVTQWAEAAVAVVHILQKNKIKDIKVVTLEFTQDVKNFMHTGDIQYATYSSIAEEGQKVIQTVQKLMDGEHVNFFIEIPQVLVTPGIARGIVPEW, from the coding sequence ATGCCATCGTTCGCATTTCCCCAAAAAATACTGCTTTCTCTGCTTGGGGTTTTATGTCTCCTGATAATCTTGAACATTTTCATTCAACTGCATCAATTCGAAGACCATAAAAAGCACATGGCTGTCTTCCTTCCAGGCTCCGTGAAATTTTTCTCGATTGAAACACGTGCCATGGATCAAGAAGCGAAGAGACTTGATATAGATCTCGTGACATTTAATGCCGGATGGGACCCCTACGTTCAAATAGAGCAGGTCGAGAATGTTTTGTTAGGTAAAACCTTTGATGCGATCGCTCTGTGTTCTGTTGATAACCAAGCCATGTCAGCCATTATTAAGTTAATCAGAGAAAAGTCTATTCCCTTTGTGACATTCACAAATGGGGTCGGTCATACACAAAACCAGCCATCCGCCATTGTGAATGCTCATATCGGTCGCGATGAGTTGAAAGCCGGCCAAATACTTGGAAAGGCTGTCGAACTTTTGGCAAGAGATACGCCAATAAATATCGTTTTAATTGAAGGGGCGCCCGGAACAGCACCGCAACGATTTCGAGAGAAAGGATTTCTTGATTCCTTTGATGCCCACAAAGATCACTGGACGCTCATCGAAAAGCTGCTCATTCCTGGATGGAATATTCAGATCGTCGCACGTGAAATTCAAAGAATGGTCGATGAAAAGACACTGGGTACGGTGATTGTCACACAATGGGCAGAAGCGGCTGTGGCGGTCGTGCACATTCTTCAAAAAAATAAAATTAAGGACATCAAGGTTGTGACACTCGAATTCACTCAGGATGTGAAGAACTTCATGCATACTGGAGATATTCAGTATGCCACGTATTCTTCCATTGCTGAGGAAGGACAAAAGGTGATTCAAACAGTTCAAAAATTAATGGATGGAGAACACGTAAACTTTTTCATTGAAATCCCACAAGTCCTCGTGACTCCAGGGATTGCCCGAGGAATCGTGCCAGAGTGGTAA